In a genomic window of Octopus bimaculoides isolate UCB-OBI-ISO-001 chromosome 25, ASM119413v2, whole genome shotgun sequence:
- the LOC106879254 gene encoding uncharacterized protein LOC106879254: MESAIERKRRLARERQRNCRARLSAEKSAAIRKQDRIREARRRKNETAFETDARRKYQREKILQRIANETEEETLQRQQKNANAMRAARVNNAGFIPDNYTYSENRVHIHNCGNMDSICQFCSGKHFSAEKPSDGRFNNCCHKGKILRPIRREFPPYLLSLLSDQNHPHYRNFQENIRSYNSLLSFASIGAQLQNPPGKGPFCFRVHGQIYHRASHIHPNEGKRRQNAQLYVVDSTQATEIRAQNHTNSGCLREVLENLVNIILSDNVYAHCFQTLHEIEVQEEQRTQEENIDMPRVNLVFNRDCINDRRRYNLPTVNEIAIVFRNEEGEPPFHRDFKVYPRNSEVPTINLDILSPELDPMTYVLFFPHGEPGWQPHMAGNRDDQQRQNISMLQHKISLTAVRDNEFNPLLHGGKLFQQWVVDSYLQVEAYNLNYIRTQQNHLKAEQHQGLADHLTNAANAEDARIGWTGSARNMREQYQDALAIVRKFGPPDIFLTMTCNPNWPEIQNNLFPGQTASSRPDLVARVFNIKLQELIIDVTKRHVIGRVVAHCYTIEFPKRGLPHARLLLIFHPEDKPNSAERIDKIVCAEIPDPETESVLYEIVKKFMIHGPCGEQNLNASCMENNDCSKGFPKQFQQETFKIPDSYPSYRRRPGSTLNIGQKVVDNRYVEPYNKYLSHKYNCHLSVEICTFIGSVKYVYKYIYKDYDSITVGISEHNEIKNFLDARYVSAPEGMWRLLEFKMHDKSHTIIHLPVHLPQEQPVYFEEGQERRALERAAQRNTPLTAWFLLNQKDENARQYLYGDIPYHYVYNKKMTQWTPRQRGADKIISEMCSVNPKYQERFYMRLLLLHVKGSRSFEELKTVDGVICSSYKEAAECRQLVQNDDECLEEASLTNMPNELRQLFAHICIFNNPVNPDVLFNNFEESLTEDFLKNHTRTISVQLALREIETTLSLYGLTCQKLHLPIDDMSLMNSQNVKQIQDDLEVEAQITSFTDNQRRVFNQIITAIDDEHRPSRFFFLDGPGGTGKTHLYNTLISHLSRQGKHVLSFATTDIVADLLPQGRAVHSGFKLPVPILENSTSLMKIPSQRSEKLKLADLIIIDEASMLSGNALRCIDLLLKEIMSCHQPFGGKVLLLGGDFKQTAPAIPRGSDAIIESSVKYSPLWTDATIFTLTGNM, translated from the coding sequence ATGGAGAGCGCAATTGAAAGGAAACGTCGCTTagcgagagaaagacagaggaattGCAGAGCAAGGCTCTCAGCTGAAAAATCTGCTGCCATCAGAAAGCAAGATAGAATTAGAGAAGCACGGCGCCGTAAGAATGAAACTGCTTTTGAAACTGATGCAAGGagaaaatatcaaagagaaaaaattttGCAAAGGATTGCAAATGAAACAGAAGAAGAGACTCTTCAAAGACAGCAAAAGAATGCCAATGCAATGAGAGCTGCCCGTGTAAATAATGCAGGTTTTATACCTGATAATTACACATATTCAGAAAACAGGGTCCACATTCATAACTGTGGAAATATGGATTCCATTTGCCAGTTTTGCTCAGGAAAACATTTTTCTGCTGAGAAACCATCAGATGGACGTTTCAATAATTGTTGtcacaaaggcaaaattttaCGTCCTATCAGAAGAGAATTTCCACCATACttactttcattgttatctgATCAAAATCATCCACATTATAGAAATTTCCAAGAAAACATTCGGTCATATAATTCATTACTATCATTCGCTTCGATTGGTGCTCAACTGCAGAATCCACCTGGAAAAGGCCCGTTTTGTTTCCGTGTGCATGGACAAATTTACCACAGAGCTTCACATATTCATCCAAATGAAGGTAAACGAAGACAAAATGCTCAACTTTATGTTGTAGACAGCACCCAAGCAACAGAAATAAGAGCTCAGAATCACACCAATTCAGGCTGCCTCCGAGAAGTGCTCGAAAACTTGGTTAATATTATTCTTAGCGATAATGTGTATGCTCATTGTTTTCAAACACTTCATGAAATTGAAGTACAAGAAGAACAGCGTACTcaagaagaaaacattgatatgcCAAGGGTCAACTTAGTATTCAACAGAGATTGTATTAACGACAGAAGGAGATACAATTTGCCAACAGTCAATGAAATTGCTATTGTATTCAGAAACGAAGAAGGTGAACCTCCGTTTCATAGAGATTTTAAAGTGTATCCAAGGAACTCTGAGGTTCCAACTATAAATCTTGACATCTTGAGCCCAGAACTTGATCCAATGACGTACGTATTGTTTTTCCCACACGGTGAACCAGGATGGCAACCACACATGGCTGGAAATCGTGATGACCAGCAACGACAAAACATTTCAATGCTTCAACATAAAATATCTTTAACTGCTGTAAGGGATAATGAATTCAATCCCCTTTTGCACGGGGGAAAACTTTTTCAACAATGGGTTGTAGATTCTTACTTGCAAGTTGAAGCTTACAATTTAAATTACATACGAACACAACAAAACCATCTGAAAGCGGAACAACATCAAGGACTTGCTGACCATTTAACCAATGCAGCAAATGCTGAAGATGCTCGAATCGGATGGACGGGATCAGCAAGAAATATGAGAGAACAATACCAAGATGCATTAGCAATTGTGAGAAAATTTGGCCCCCCTGATATATTTCTTACGATGACATGCAATCCTAATTGGCCCGAGATACAAAACAACCTTTTTCCAGGTCAAACAGCCTCCAGTAGACCAGATTTAGTGGCTCGGGTGTTCAATATTAAGTTGCAGGAATTGATAATTGATGTAACAAAAAGACATGTGATTGGCCGAGTTGTCGCACATTGTTACACCATAGAATTTCCAAAGAGAGGACTACCACACGCccgtttattattaatatttcatccAGAAGATAAACCAAACTCAGCTGAAAGAATCGACAAAATTGTGTGTGCTGAAATTCCTGACCCAGAGACAGAATCAGTACTCTATGAAATTGTTAAGAAATTTATGATTCACGGTCCTTGTGGTGAGCAAAACCTTAACGCGTCATGCATGGAAAATAACGACTGCTCAAAAGGTTTTCCCAAACAGTTTCAACAGGAAACCTTTAAAATCCCAGATAGTTATCCATCCTACAGAAGACGTCCAGGTTCAACATTAAACATCGGTCAGAAAGTGGTGGACAACCGATACGTTGAACCttataacaaatatttaagtCATAAATACAACTGCCACCTCAGTGTAGAAATTTGCACCTTCATCGGGTCCGTgaaatatgtgtacaaatatatatacaaagactatGATTCCATAACTGTAGGCATCAGCGAACACAATGAAATCAAGAACTTTCTGGATGCGAGATATGTGAGTGCTCCCGAAGGAATGTGGAGATTGCTTGAATTCAAAATGCATGACAAATCCCATACAATTATTCACCTTCCTGTTCATCTCCCGCAGGAACAGCCCGTCTATTTTGAGGAGGGACAAGAAAGACGAGCGCTAGAAAGAGCTGCCCAACGCAATACTCCTCTAACAGCATGGTTCTTGCTcaaccaaaaggatgaaaatgcAAGACAATATCTATATGGGGACATTCCTTATCATTATGTCTACAACAAGAAAATGACGCAGTGGACTCCCAGACAACGTGGAGCTGacaaaatcataagtgaaatgtgTTCTGTCAACCCCAAGTATCAAGAGAGATTTTACATGAGACTTTTGTTGCTACATGTTAAAGGATCTCGAAGTTTCGAAGAACTGAAAACGGTGGATGGCGTCATATGCAGCAGCTATAAAGAAGCAGCAGAGTGCCGGCAGTTGGTTCAAAATGATGATGAGTGCTTAGAAGAGGCTTCTTTGACAAATATGCCAAATGAGCTCCGGCAGCTGTTTGCACACATTTGTATTTTCAATAATCCGGTCAATCCTGACGTGCTGTTCAACAACTTTGAAGAAAGCTTGACTGAAGACTTCCTTAAAAATCACACCAGAACAATCTCAGTACAACTGGCTTTACgagaaattgaaaccacattgTCCTTGTATGGTTTGACATGTCAAAAGTTGCATCTTCCAATTGATGATATGTCTTTGATGAAttctcagaatgtaaaacaaatCCAGGATGACCTTGAAGTGGAAGCACAAATTACTTCTTTCACAGACAACCAGCGTCGTGTGTTTAATCAAATTATCACAGCTATTGATGATGAACACCGTCCCAGCAGATTTTTCTTCTTAGATGGCCCGGGTGGTACAGGAAAAACGCACCTCTACAATACCTTGATATCGCATTTGAGTCGTCAAGGAAAGCATGTTCTCTCATTTGCTACAACAGACATTGTGGCTGATCTATTGCCCCAAGGAAGGGCTGTACACAGTGGCTTTAAGCTCCCAGTCCCTATCTTGGAAAATTCTACATCACTGATGAAGATTCCATCACAGCGctctgaaaaattaaaattagctgacctaataataattgatgaagcaTCAATGCTTTCAGGAAATGCATTGAGGTGCATTGATTTGCTGCTAAAAGAAATAATGAGCTGTCATCAGCCTTTTGGTGGTAAAGTTCTCCTTCTTGGCGGAGACTTTAAGCAAACTGCACCAGCTATTCCGAGAGGGTCAGATGCTATAATTGAATCTTCTGTCAAATATTCTCCTCTGTGGACAGATGCCACAATTTTTACTTTAACAGGGAACATGTGA